A single Macrobrachium nipponense isolate FS-2020 chromosome 5, ASM1510439v2, whole genome shotgun sequence DNA region contains:
- the LOC135215319 gene encoding sodium/mannose cotransporter SLC5A10-like produces MTDIVKASVTTMGSSDDEVRLDWPDAFVIVVYFCFVLLVGLWSSRRNQHGTLSSYFLASRDMHWIPVGASLFASNIGSGHFIGLAGAGAASGIAVAGFELGSVYTLMMLGWLFVPVYMSSEVYTMPEYLSKRFGGKRIRIYLSFLALVLYIFTKISADLYAGALFMQLAMNKSSDEWLYISILILLGIAAIFTIVGGLAAVVWTDFIQIILMVVGAFILMGTSLNAVGGYQALVDAYPEARASVQSVDSFNNSCGNPPDDYMSLFRSIVPGKSEYPWTGMVIGVRLNAIWYWCTDQVIVQRTLASKSMCHAKGGCVLAAYLKFLPLWLLVIPGMAARVLYPDRVACATPDACRAICGNPSGCSNIAYAELVLNLLPTGLSGLMLAVMMAALMTSLTSIFNSASTIFTIDVWMLFRTRFSRQRTKPTETELLVVGKVFVMVLVVISVLWIPVIQTSGNSQLFHYIQRISSFLAPPICAVFVLAVFWGRTNEPGAFWGLMFGLFVGMVRFVLEFAYTVPTCGSGLPDVRPELIKILVGNIHYTHFSIILWILSGIVTVSISLMTTPIPPECLYRLTFWTRKDSRVRKSHKCTYDESDINKYMESAEVMSGSSVEEFSIENPPPVGSKWKRMINVLCGIYAADPEAKEAGLSQSTPEQLAKAAADFLYEPPFWNRFINWNCFICLVLCTVIVIYYA; encoded by the exons TCTTCCAGAAGAAACCAACATGGAACCCTCTCCAGCTATTTCCTGGCTTCGAGGGATATGCACTGGATTCCC gTCGGGGCGTCATTGTTCGCCAGCAACATTGGGTCAGGTCATTTCATAGGTCTGGCGGGAGCTGGGGCTGCTTCAGGTATTGCAGTGGCTGGCTTCGAATTAGGG TCGGTGTACACCCTGATGATGCTGGGGTGGCTCTTCGTACCTGTCTACATGAGTTCGGAAGTGTACACGATGCCAGAGTACTTGAGTAAAAGATTCGGGGGCAAGAGAATCAGAATCTACCTGTCATTCCTGGCTCTCGTCCTCTACATCTTCACCAAAATATCG GCTGACCTGTATGCTGGGGCGCTGTTTATGCAGTTGGCCATGAATAAAAGTTCTGACGAGTGGCTTTACATCAGCATCCTCATCCTACTTGGAATAGCAGCCATATTCACCATCGTTGGCGGTCTGGCAGCGGTTGTGTGGACGGACTTCATTCAGATTATACTCATGGTCGTTGGAGCTTTCATCTTGATGGGAACCT CCCTTAACGCCGTTGGGGGCTACCAGGCGCTGGTCGATGCATACCCAGAGGCCAGGGCGTCTGTCCAGTCAGTGGACTCGTTCAATAATTCGTGCGGAAACCCACCGGACGATTACATGAGCCTCTTTCGATCCATCGTGCCGGGCAAAAGTGAATATCCGTGGACTGGGATGGTCATTGGCGTGAGGCTGAATGCGATATGGTATTGGTGCACTGATCAG GTAATAGTCCAGAGAACACTCGCGAGCAAAAGCATGTGTCACGCTAAAGGTGGCTGCGTTTTAGCAGCCTATTTGAAGTTCCTTCCGCTGTGGTTGCTGGTGATACCGGGGATGGCCGCCAGAGTTCTCTACCCCGACAGAGTTGCTTGTGCCACCCCTGACGCCTGCAGAGCAATCTGTGGCAATCCATCCGGATGCAGCAATATTGCTTATGCAGAACTGGTTTTAAACCTTTTACCCACTG GGCTTTCAGGCCTAATGCTAGCTGTCATGATGGCAGCTTTGATGACTTCCTTAACTTCCATCTTCAACTCGGCATCGACTATCTTCACCATCGATGTGTGGATGTTGTTCCGAACGAGGTTCTCTCGACAGAGGACGAAGCCCACCGAGACGGAGCTTCTCGTTGTCGGGAAGGTCTTTGTGATGGTGCTGGTTGTTATATCAGTTCTGTGGATCCCGGTTATACA GACATCCGGGAATTCACAGCTTTTCCACTATATTCAGAGAATATCATCCTTTTTAGCTCCACCAATCTGTGCTGTGTTCGTATTAGCTGTATTTTGGGGAAGAACAAATGAGCCG GGAGCATTCTGGGGTTTGATGTTTGGACTCTTTGTTGGTATGGTGCGTTTTGTCTTAGAGTTCGCCTACACAGTTCCTACTTGTGGTTCAG gtTTGCCTGATGTCCGTCCAGAGTTAATTAAAATCCTTGTAGGTAACATTCATTACACACACTTCAGCATAATCCTCTGGATTTTATCAGGGATAGTGACAGTTTCTATATCTCTCATGACAACTCCTATCCCTCCAGAATGT TTGTATCGGTTGACATTCTGGACACGTAAGGATTCTCGGGTTCGTAAATCACATAAGTGTACTTATGATGAGTCGGATATCAACAAGTATATGGAAAGTGCTGAGGTCATGTCAGGATCCAGTGTTGAGGAATTTAGCATCGAAAACCCTCCTCCAG TTGGAAGCAAATGGAAGAGAATGATAAATGTTTTGTGTGGCATATATGCTGCTGATCCCGAGGCCAAAGAAGCAGGGTTGTCACAATCAACACCTGAACAATTAGCAAAggcagctgctgattttctttaTGAACCTCCATTTTGGAATAG